A genomic stretch from Aedes albopictus strain Foshan chromosome 2, AalbF5, whole genome shotgun sequence includes:
- the LOC134288300 gene encoding uncharacterized protein LOC134288300: MDLDRSKGLLLLLEAAEVLSEARDIGVICETPTVAQYEEVVTGLPAPGFQNRDSSFQSNLSFENIVASTPIKEFRDPHILPALDLSLSFVEEPPLDLSLRSNDVDIPLDLAPVCRQERIACAEADECLPLNLAAVKGTVSGSPALHQFNHDTQHAEARSPDMNTDKPETSCRLESSVEDNSSPKSSSGKNNHRPLVSNPPTPAVRDSLETINQVNNSVILSPKNDANPSDPSLNPHETNTIPVQLSVSKPTERAQYKEVPQAADDWDPGSEDEDDDDRQIGDATFLNNFSVHEYFEVYRNNDLLGDDEDDVIDECTDDPDKCKLVDSPANTLIKIVICNLK, encoded by the exons ATGGATCTCGATCGCAGCAAAGGACTGCTGCTGTTGTTGG aaGCGGCAGAAGTCCTGAGTGAGGCGAGAGATATCGGTGTTATATGTGAAACTCCAACTGTAGCGCAATATGAGGAAGTGGTCACCGGCCTACCAGCACCAGGATTTCAAAATCGGGATTCAAGTTTCCAGTCAAACTTATCCTTCGAAAATATTGTTGCCTCAACTCCGATAAAAGAGTTTAGAGATCCGCATATACTACCAGCACTGGACCTGTCGTTATCCTTCGTAGAAGAACCTCCGCTGGATTTGTCGTTGAGAAGCAATGATGTGGATATCCCCCTGGATTTGGCACCCGTTTGTCGTCAGGAACGCATCGCATGTGCCGAAGCAGACGAATGTCTACCGCTCAATTTAGCTGCAGTTAAAGGGACCGTTTCCGGATCGCCGGCATTGCATCAGTTTAACCACGACACCCAACATGCTGAAGCTCGTAGTCCGGACATGAATACGGACAAGCCTGAGACCAGCTGTCGTCTCGAAAGTTCGGTTGAGGACAACTCCTCGCCAAAATCAAGCTCGGGCAAAAACAACCATCGTCCTTTAGTTTCAAATCCACCGACTCCAGCCGTTCGTGATTCTTTGGAAACCATCAATCAGGTGAACAATTCAGTAATTTTGTCACCGAAAAATGATGCAAACCCCTCAGATCCTTCGCTCAATCCACATGAAACCAACACTATCCCCGTTCAGCTATCTGTGAGCAAGCCCACAGAAAGAGCTCAGTACAAGGAAGTCCCGCAAGCGGCGGATGACTGGGATCCTGGAAGCGAAGATGAAGACGACGATGATAGACAAATCGGAGACGCAACATTCCTGAACAATTTTTCAGTTCACGAGTACTTTGAAGTGTACCGTAATAATGATTTACTCGGCGATGACGAAGATGATGTTATCGACGAGTGTACGGATGATCCCGATAAATGTAAGCTGGTTGATAGTCCTGCTAATACATTAATAAAAATTGTTATATGTAATCTTAAATAA
- the LOC109419418 gene encoding NSFL1 cofactor p47 — MADREELIKQFSDVTGVAEDRAKFFLEAANGELQVALSSFYEGDNEGERPAIPIDDDDDSDDDNVPMDSVHLSRSDAKSKAKKAPKSNKFATLASLNDSSSEDDEEQGQAFYAGGSERSGQQVLGPPKKNPIKDYVSEIFRSAQQGNLETFEGEASPSSSSSLYVGTGYRLGQTDNDHQAIPDRQRSSGRDTDHNHEVVTLTLWRQGFSINDGELRRYEDPANKEFFESIMRGEIPAELRSKGPTMIHLDLKDNRHEDYVKRSAPFRAFGGSGQTLGSPAPNVVESASAAAGNSEENEKKAASGLQVDESQPTTNLQIRLADGSRLSARFNQSHTVDNVRQYITNARPQYATQNFALMTTFPPKELSDGSQSLKDAGLLNAAIMQRMK; from the exons ATGGCCGATCGGGAAGAATTGATCAAACAGTTTTCCGACGTCACCGGAGTGGCCGAGGACAGAGCCAAATTCTTCTTGGAGGCAGCCAACGGAGAACTACAG GTGGCACTGTCCAGCTTTTACGAGGGTGACAATGAAGGCGAACGGCCAGCCATACCCATAGATGATGATGACGATTCAGACGACGATAACGTTCCGATGGATTCGGTTCATCTGTCGCGGTCGGATGCCAAATCGAAGGCTAAGAAGGCACCGAAATCGAACAA GTTTGCTACACTAGCCTCTCTGAATGATTCATCGTCGGAGGATGATGAAGAGCAAGGACAAGCATTCTACGCTGGAGGTTCGGAACGTTCCGGCCAGCAGGTCCTGGGTCCTCCGAAGAAGAATCCGATCAAAGACTATGTCTCGGAGATATTCCGGTCGGCCCAGCAGGGTAATCTGGAAACGTTCGAAGGCGAAGCGAGTCCAAGTTCCAGTTCCTCGCTATATGTCGGAACCGGCTATAGATTAGGGCAAACAGACAACGACCATCAGGCCATTCCGGATCGGCAAAGATCATCCGGACGTGACACGGACCATAATCATGAAGTCGTCACCTTGACCCTCTGGCGCCAAGGTTTCTCCATCAACGATGGGGAACTGCGTCGTTACGAGGACCCAGCCAATAAGGAGTTCTTTGAATCGATTATGCGCGGAGAAATACCGGCCGAGCTGCGTTCCAAGGGTCCCACCATGATTCACCTGGATCTCAAGGATAACCGCCACGAGGATTATGTGAAACGTTCCGCGCCATTCAGGGCCTTTGGGGGGAGTGGCCAAACTTTGGGCAGTCCGGCTCCCAATGTGGTGGAAAGTGCGTCGGCAGCTGCCGGCAACAGCGAGGAAAATGAGAAGAA GGCAGCTTCCGGCCTGCAGGTGGATGAAAGTCAACCGACTACGAATTTGCAGATTCGATTGGCCGATGGATCCCGTTTGTCGGCTCGGTTCAACCAAAGCCACACCGTCGATAACGTACGGCAGTATATTACTAA CGCTCGTCCGCAGTACGCAACACAAAACTTCGCTCTGATGACCACATTCCCCCCGAAGGAGCTCTCCGATGGCTCACAAAGCTTGAAGGATGCGGGCCTGTTGAATGCGGCGATAATGCAACGTATGAAGTAG